The genomic stretch gacaaatatTTGAATTGAATAACAAGGTcgtcacagataaaattttggttgacgagcaacaaaatttcaatagaataaaaattaaaataggtattttggcaatccccggcaacggcgccaaaaacttgatcggaaaaatagcaagtgtactatttttaccgatgtagtaataaggagttttatttccaagtatcgatctcaaggattgcgtaggaaatacttattttaatttgattctatcagaacaaaagataatggtttggttgttttgaaATAGTAAACAcgaaaatagtaaaaataattgattaagataaaagatgctagggtgagtggttgagttacccggttatgaattcagtcaagatttccttaatacatatgaaacattcaatcacctaacctccgaatgttcttacttaagtccttaaggaagaaactattaaactaccaattcttactcaaatgtccattcaattaatcattggttttaatcatacaaaatatcaaggtttacggtgatttacgaaagttactagtcctagatgatgcattcataaacccaattgtgtgaaaaccctaacaatcacaatcctgttattgaaagtcatagatcaatttgtatttgtccgatacaaacgcataataacatcacgcaattgaattgaaatacgtaacatagtaatcaagaaatcatttgttcaaattcataacatgcgataacatcaggaccaccccctagcatcagggggtttagcctctcatagtacttaaagaactcataatgtaaagattagacattacaaagaattaggagagtttgatcttcaatggttgatgcccttgaatctcgccgtcttcaaatccgtcgtattcactatcttctccaatgcaatgttttctttcgtcTGTAAAAAGGTGtcctcttctttctcttccaagccttcttatagcttcagatgactctcttccaagctaaaggtccaaactacccttaatgggcagaatcggttcacacagcaaaaattaggttttccaagctgcgtccaatcaacacggccgtgtggtggcacacgggtgaccgtgttgttcttcatcattaattattttcagcataagttacagtggcaacaacacgggccgtgtccctacacacgggtgcccgtgttaatgcactgttttaatcaacacggtCGTGTGGTGGCACACAGGTGCCCGTGTCGATCTCTGTTTTTCTGCTCCCTCTCTGCTCtgcttgatcaacaacacgggcagtgttgtggcacacgggtgcccgtgttgacctactgttttttcatatttttgtccttcagagtgtccagaacttcaccattcttgcttttaaacctgtaacaatgacactaccaaacgaagcataaacgagatctttttgacataaacttgtaatcgaatgcaatgcaataccaaaccaacaaaacatgctaattgactcaaatgcaactaaaaacaaacataaatcttaccaaggtgatgaaaatatgtcggattagcggcgggaattcaatggaaatggtgaccgatcactTCTCCACCCCACACGTGCCTAGCAGCATGGTCTGCATACATTCAAAGTAATAAGGTGTCTAAGGGGCCTTCTGGAAAAACATCAGGAACAATTTGAACTTCTAGGGCTTTTGTGACAGCAATAGGGGACTCATGTCTCTATGAGGACAATGTCGGAGACATGTGAACTATGTAAGACGATGCTTATGCATTAAATGAAGTGGAACTAATGTCTAGATGAAATGGTGTAGCTTTTTTCCTCTGAACAGAAACATGCTAAGCCATTCTACCATATCTCAATATTTTTTGGTTGTTAGAAATTTTACCTTTAATTAACTAGTAAAATCCTATcataataaaataattaaaaccTAAGGGACAAAATAAGCAAAACCAAACAAACAGTGCAAAATAAGAAAATCTAGAAGTTAACTTCCATACTAGGCAAAAACTTGTAAAACGCAGAACACGGACACACAAACACCTTACACTCCAAACTTGAAAAAATATCAATGCATGCATCACAAATCAATCCATTATTCTTTTAATTACAACATAATGAACCGTAAACAACCTATTCAGCTAATGCATTCATCACAAACCAAAAAAAAGGAAGGAAATGAAAAACATAAGAAATCGTAGGAAACCTTGAAAAATAAGAAACCTCGATTAATTTGAGTGGAGTAGAGGGTTGAGTGATATCCTAGGTATGAATGAAATGCAGTAGAAGTAGCGAGAAAGTTTGAAAAATGATTGAAATAGAGTTTGCTCACGAGCTCTGTTCTACGTTCTGAATAAACTTTCTGAAATGAAGAAGGAAAATGGAAGGTCTGACGTGTTATATAAATCAAACAGGTCTGAAACTTAACCTCCGTATAAAACATGAAAATTAACCTCCGTAAGAATACATATATTAACCTCTGTAAAAATACAAATATTAACCTCCAGATTTTTTCAGCTCTGTCTTGGCCTTGGTTTGAGACTTGATTGTGGTTTCATTTTTTAGTGTGTCCGGAGGTTAAGTTCTAAATTTTATGGGAATTATTGAATTTTCACTAGGATGGATAAGCACCACTGAGAGTGCGGAGAGTAATGTCCAATTTAgttaggggtggcaaaacgggaTCGGCCCGTCGGTCATATCTGTTTTGCTCGTAATTTTTGTAGGACAAATCAAGAATTTACGTTCGCATCCTATAATATGTTGGCCTCGTTTTACGATCTAACTCTTCATTGACCTCACATACTACTATGAAACTAAAGGTTTCTTGATGTGGTTTTAAACAGTTTTGAGTCAAAAATTCATtccatttaaaaaaaaatttatttgCAGTTTGATTCGAGTTAGGATGATTGGTTAAAAAAAGTTAGTTTGATCCAATTTAATGTCGTTTAATTAGTATCAATTTTTGAATATCCAAATTATAAATTATATCTTTTATTAACCTtataaaaatactaaaaatataATAGGTTGATGTAATATATAATGTATTAAAAATTAGTATTTTAAAATAAGAATGATTAATTatgattaaaataataaaataataaaattaaaaattaaattaaattaataaataatattaaaaagTTAATATAACAAATATTACATGATATATTATGAATATAATGGACATGCACTTAGTTTTATAGCGTCATCTAATAGAAGTTCATCACTCAATTTTGTCATCCTATTAACTTAaaaattttatgattttttttggTCAAGTAACATGATGGTTCAAATTTACCTTTTTAAAGATAAACAAATAGGATGTCACGGGTTTAAACCTTAATCATTATCTTTAATGTCTCTATATAACTATCAAGTGAATTAGTTTAATAGGATTAAGATTACAAATTTCATAATGTAGCGAAATATAATATGTTGATTGAATGTATATTAATAAAAgataaataaatataaaatagAGGAAAAAGTTTGGTTTGGTTCGGAAAAGACTTTGAAAATAAATTGATTTTGAAAAGAGAAAATGCTAAGTAATGTTTGAGAATGACATATTTAACTCTTAAAATCTTAAAATGTATTTAATATatgatttaattgaaatacactgacaaTGTAAATGAATTTTATACTGTTAGTGAATCTTAGATGTTGgatattaaaataaatttgacttttattttaaaaatttataaattggaaattaaaattattaatcttctatataatatttttttatttagaaTTCTTAAAAGCCATTCATCAACAATACCCCTTTTCAAAAACTACACCCAAACACTGTGCCATGAATCCAACAAGTGGGTTGATCCAAAGATAACTTCCCCGCTTTAAAGGTAGCAGATCCGGTTCAATGAATTAATGTCCAAATTAGTgtgtttttattttaaattaatgTTCAAATATTAAACCACTATTCGGGTGCAATTTCCTCATTTTAATATCAAACGATTTTCCTTCTTACTTTCTCACCACTTTTCAGACTCGAGGAGCAACAATCGCCAATACCGTACGTGCATCTTTTCGATcactcttcttcttcttcttccatcAACCCTGAATCCTACCTTCTTCCTCACCCATCAATTCCGTAAGTTTTTCTTCTCCTTTTTACGCAAATTCTCAATTCCTTCAATCCTCCATCACATTTTCATCTTCAATTTCGTTTATTTCAATCCTATCGTCAATTTTACCATCATAATAACAACGTTCCAATTCGAATCACTATTTCCTTACTTCATCATTTTTGTTCAGTTACATTGTATCTTTATTGCAGATCCATAATGCATCATCGTCACGTGAATTCAGTTTCGTTTACTGATTTTTGTTTTCAGATTAAATTCCTAAGTTTCGTAATGGTTTcatgtatgtatgtatgtatgtgCTCACGTAATAAGCATGCATCCATGATTAACGCTGCTTCCGTGTCACTCTACTCTATTAATTTATGTCTTATATTCACTTTTTGGTTAACTAGATCAGTTATTATGGAACGGAGAGAGTAGTTTGTGAATAAGAGTACATAAATATCCTTACTTGATATTGGAAGATCCTAAGTTCTTAACTGGTGTGGAACAATGCAACGCAGGTATGAATAGTTTTTGTAGCTTAATTATTGAAGTTGTTATTTATACATACAAGTTTATCAAATTTCGACATCAACTTGGATGATTAACATAATTTAAATACGTGAATAGCTTACATTATATGAATGGTTAATGAATATTTGAAAGTGGTATAACTCATTAATCATCAACTTAGTAGAATTAGTCATGATTGGAAACATGATTAGCCATAATTTTCAAGTATATATTTGATCATAAATCGTAATTATTGAATATCATGTATGTTTTAACATAATTGAATGGTTAGTTTATCTGATATATGCATATCTGATTATTATACTTATGGTTTTTGATATTAAAATCATTGTTATGGGGAGTTTTTAAAGGTTTGAAGTATATACTAAGAGGCTATAGAGAAGAGCTTAATGTTGATTCTATGGCGGTTGTGATTTGTGAAGGTGTTAAATAGTGTAGTTTCGAGTAGTATAGTCGGGCAATCTTTGGTGAAAAATATTTGTCGTTTAGTAGAGCTGCGTGGGGAGGTGTGAAGGTGGTTCATTCGTATAGGGAAGTCAATAAGTGTGTTCATGTTTTAGCTGACGTTGGATGTTCATTAGAGCTTAAAAGTATTTTCTTTGATGTTGCTCCTGATCATATTAGGATTTTGTTAAATGAAGATGTTATGGGGATGACCATCTCTAGACTGGTGTATGTGTAATTTCTCTTTTTGAGCTTCAGCCTTCTCCTTTATAAAAAAAATCGTTGTTAGTTGTGTTTAGTGGATGAATAATGAACTGCTCACAATGTTATTTTGTTAAACATCAATTAATCATATTTAAACCGCCTTAATCATCAAATTGATGTCTAATATTTATGTCAATATAATTTCTCTAATAATTTGGAATCTTTTTTTCTGTATAATCATAGAAATTCATTATTAGTTTAGTTTGTTATTACCTCTGCAGTACGGTGAAAAGACCACATGATGGTACCAGGTCTATCATTACAACAGTTATGGCAGTTGCCTTTGGAGTTTTCATTGGTATTTCCCTTCCATCTTTGCATATTCCTAAGGTAATATTTGCTACTTTTAAATCTTCAATGATGTATGGGGAATTTAACATCCATTTTTAATGTATTATCATCACATTTTTttcttttcatgaattttgcAGATTAGCTTTTCTTCAGCCTTAGGACATTCTTTTAATGTATCAATAGCTGAAATAGATAGATTTACGGCTGATCTAGACAAAGCTCTGTTTATTAGTGAATCTTCTGGAACCAAGCGTATTGAATTCCTCGGGTCCATGAGATTACCAATGGTAGTGCTTCTTATTTACTCTACTATTTTATTCACCTTTTTTTTCCTCAAAAACATAATTATATTCACTTCAGGTTATACCAAAGGTAGGACTAATATTTTGTTATTGTTCAACTATGTTGTAGAATCAGTGTTAGTAATTTTATCTCTTATAATGGTTTTATGTTGCATTCCCCCTATGGATTTCATTTTGTTTGTCACTATTTATTACATTTTTATATTCGCTTCAGGTTTGTAGGAATACCTATTATCAAGATAATTAGAAAAAATTTGTCGACTCTGATTAAAAACTGTTACTTCTGCAGATGTTTGTTTCAACCAATCCTCCCGGAGCAGAATCACTACCCGCAGGAATTGTTGTATCAGAATCTGATTTGTATTTGCGCAGACTATGGGGTGAGCCTAGTGAGGTATGATCTGTGCTAGTTATTTACTATGCAGGTAAAATACTAAATTAgatactttttgaaaaagatgaaaaaagTAGTGTAAGATGAGTTTGAAACGTACCACTTATTGAGTTTTGCAGTTAATTTATTGAATGTCTTGTTAATGATCGGGCTAACTATGACACCCAAAATTCTACAGGATCTGAAGAAAAAGCCAAAGTATTTAGTAACATTCACGGTTGGATATGCTCAGAGAAAAAATATTGATGCCGCGGTACAAAAGGTTATAGAGATGGACTATGTTTACATATCTGATGTTATTTTTCAACCTTTCATATTGTCTTCAAAGTACCAACTATCATCATATTGTTCTATAGTTCTCCGATGAATTTGCGATTTTGCTTTTTCATTATGATGGACGTACAACTGAATGGGATCAATACGAATGGTCAAAGAATGCAATTCATATTAGTGCTCGGAAACAAACCAAATGGTATTTTTTTTCATCTGTTCTTTTCTTCCCCTTCGCCCTCGACTTATGGTCTGCAATTTACAGTCTTTGGTTTGTCACTAAGGATTCTTGAAGCAGTTTATAATTtaatgagtttttttttgtatCAACAAAAGAATAAGAAAATAGTTGATAATCATTTTGAGTGTTGAAATCATTATTTCCTTAATAAAATTTTTACCTTTATTGTTTAATTTTATGCAGGTGGTATGCTAAAAGGTTTTTGCACCCTGATATTGTGTCAGCGTATGAATTCATCTTTATATGGGATGAAGATCTTGGATTGGAACACTTCAATGGAGACAGGTATCTTCCTTTTTCTTATCTGTTCAGTTCTGTTCATATTTTTCTTTGAATGTAACTTTTAGTTAACTTAACTGTATTTTATGTACCAGGTATATTGAATTGGTTGAAAAACATGGGTTGGAGATATCACAACCTGGACTAGGGGCTAACAGTGGATTCACGTGGGAGATGACAAAGAAGAAGGATGATGGAGAAGTTCACAAGTACGCCTTTGACCTTCCTCTCTAATTTCAATCCTTTTTCTATCAAGTTTCCCTTTGTCATGCTTTTGAATGATCTCTTAAACATCTTTATGTATCTATTGGTGAAAAGATATACAGAAGAGAGACCAGGCAGGTGTAATGATCCAAATTTGCCTCCTTGTGCCGCGTAAGCTCTTTCTTCTTCTGTGATGCAATGTTGAATTGTAACTTATGACTTTGTCTACATACTTTATTTTCTTTCAGTTAACATGGTTACAATTCCTTCTGTTTTTTTTTAGATTTGTGGAAATTATGGCACCCGTCTTTTCTCGAAGAGCTTGGCTCTGCGTGTGGCATATGATTCAGGTATGTTTTGATTTTCAAGGCACAGGTTGGTTGTTAACCTGGCAATTTGTTTTTCTGTATCCAAACTTTTTAATTGGCTGATGAACTTACAATCATATGCTCGTAGAATGATTTAGTGCATGGATGGGGATTAGATTTCGCTCTCAGAAGATGTGCACAGGTCACTGAATTGTTCTATTCTAAACGTAGGTTAGTTTCTGGTCCCTTCAATACCTTActttttgtttgtgtttatgcAGCCAGCACATGAAAAAATTGGCGTGGTTGATGAACAATGGATTGTTCATCAAACAATTCCTACTCTTGGAAACCAGGTTAGTCATTATCCCTAACTTACAAGATATTTACTGCCACATATTTTCTCTAATATAAAATACTAAATTTATTGTGCTTTCAACCTGCAATTTTTCATTAAAATTAATACTAAGATATATATGTACAATTTTCAGGGAGAATCTGATCATGGAAAAGATAAATATATTGCGGTATGTTTATTTGACACGGAAACCATACTACTGTCACAATTCTCTCTATTCATAGCGTTAATATATAAAATCTTTTTTTCTGATGTACTACATGTGAAATTTTTATGGTATAGTAACAGAGTTTGTGATTTTTGTTTTTGTAAATCAGGTCAAAACGAGATGCAAGAGTGAGTGGGCAGAATTCCAAACTCGCCTCACCAATGCTGATAAAGGGTATCTTAAAGGACTTAGACGAAGTATGAGGAGTTAACATATACGGTTTCAGAATCTAATGTACATGTTTTATTTATATTGATAGAGTGCATACGAGTATATTTATCAAAGGAAAGAAAGTTACATCTTATGTGTATGGCTAATTGCCACAAACTGCTTGTCTTCTGCACTTAATTTTCAACCAAAACCAACTCACACCGAAGGGTTTTGGATAGGTAGTCTTAAATGTGATTCAAGATTAGAAAGTTTTGGTATCTAAATAGTGTTGGAATCAGTTATATACAACGAGACACTTTTTTATATATACTATATTGCAGAAACTTATTATACTCAAATAAGCAAAAACAATCATGAAATCTTCGGGAGCTACTAGTCTCTCTTGGAAAATAATTTATTTCCATGTTTGATTGTTCagtttatttttatttatttatttttattctCCATTAATAAGAGAATTAAGTCTATTTGATGTATTCTTACTATATAAACTAACATTTGGTTAACGAATAAAACATAATAGCATTTTATCTATTATCTCCAATATGGTATCAAGAGCATTAGGTTAGGCTTTATTGTAATGCTTTCCTCAATTAGTGGGGTTCTGTTCGACCCATTTTCTTATCCGACCCGCTTCACATACCCGTTTAGCCTCCTATGACAAATAACAATAATAAGTGGCCTTCCCCAACACACACCTTCATTGGATCCAACCGCCGCGAAAAACCACAATCTGAGTCAGGCATCGATTGCGGAAATGGTGGTGGCCGCGGAGATGGCATACAAGATGAAACATTGGTTTTGACAAATATCGGTAGTAATGGCGGCAATGACCAAGAGGGTTTCTCATACTCCCTCAAGGTCAATATTCCTAAAGGGAATGGAAATAACTATAATGAATGGTCTCAAACCGTTCGTTTGATATTGAATAGTAAAGGGAAGCTTGGATTCTTAACAAGAGCAGTAGCTGAATCGACAACAGCGACCCTCGTTACAAACAATGGAAGTCTGAAAGCTCCTTGATTATTGCATGGCTAGTAAGCTATATGAAAACTGGAATACTTAAGCCTTACCTATTCTGATATTCAAAACTCCTCCCAaatttttggattaaaatcaaAGTTATGGCATGCGAAACAAGGTGACAGAAGTGTAACTGCTTATTACAATGAGTTGTTGACTCTGTGGCAAGAGTTGGATCTCTTTTATTATGACAATTGGATGTGTACAGAAGACAATGTTCTGTTTCTCAAGAGGTAAGAAAATAATCGTGTATTCATATTTCTCGTTGAGCTCAATAAAGACCTTGATAAGGTAATAGGTAGAGGTTTAGGAAAAATACATTGCCAACTCTTCGTGAATTTTTTGCAGAAATAAGAAGGGAAGATGCACGACAAAGAATTATGATGGGCAAGACACCACGAATCTCTGAATCTGGATGCTCAACTCCGGCTACTAGGAACCTTGACGAGAGAAAAAGGTCAGATAAAGTTCCTTGGTGTGATCACTACAAGCGCGAATGGTATACGTGTGAGACTTGTTGGAAGCTCAAAGGAAAACCTCTTAACTGGAAGAAGAAAGGTGGTCGTGCATTTCAGGCTAGTAATTCTAATCAAGGGCGACAATTCCCTCCAACTCAACTTCCACTCACTACGGAACAACTAGACAGATTGTACAAACTCCTCGAGTCTCTAACCCCTTCTTGCTTTATAGCAACAAAAGGTAATTATGCATTTCTTAGTAGCAATCTTAGTCATACTTGGATAGTAGATTCAAGTTCATCTTATCACATCACAAGTGAATCTACTTTGTTCTCTTCATATAGTTCATGTGCAggtaatcaaaaaataaaaattgcagATGGCTCTTTTTCAGCCATTGCAGGTAAATGTTCAGTTGTGTTGTCTCCAATGTTAACTCTTAAAAATGTCATTCACGTTTCAAACTTATCGTGTAATTTAATGTCTGTCAGTAAATTAGCCAAAGATATAAActttcataattttttttttcgaTCTCACTATGTCTTTCAGGATTTGAACTCGGGGAAGACGATTGGAAGTGTTAAGGAGAATGAAGGACTCTATTACCTTGACATTGGATATGCATCTAGCGATGTCAACATGGCAGGGAATGTGCGAAGGATGCTTCCCTACCCCTCGACCCACCCCTAATATTTTCTCCATGCCCGTCCCCGATCCTCGTCATGTGGAGATATTATTCCCCATCCCCGTCTCCACAGATCCCCACAAAGAATTGGAAATCCACAGAGATCGAGTCTTAAAAAAattctttcattttttatcaaaACTATGACACTTTGttatcattattatttttaaaaacatatttttttcACCTTTCTTTATTTAAAAATAAAGATACATCTTACATCAATAACAAAAAAATGCGAAAACACTTGTAATTACGAAAATATAACCACTAATTTTTTTATTGAATGAAAAACAGGTTACTAATTGAAGTATATTGAAGTTGAATAGTAATTACCATAAGCATAATGAACAAAAGAAAGTGTTGTTGTGATGATGATGAGAGTAGTGGAGTTTAGGAATTGAAGTGACAGAGAGAATTGAGAAAAGAAGAAAAGGATATGGTGTGTACAATGTTTGTAATTGGTGTACTTTTTTAGGCTTGGGTACTTGGATAGTGAAACAATACATTATACAATgaaagaaaataataaaatgataCATTAATGAATCTTCATTTCctaatatattaattattttttataaaaaaacatgcaaagttatataattatatattatataatatattatatataaaatttaaataatatGACCGGAGTCGGGGAATCCGCGGGACAAAGGATATTTCTCTGATCTCCGCCCCGAAGTGTAACCAGGGGAACTTTTACCTCCATCCCCACAAGAGAAAACTTCCCCGACTTCAGAGCTCCGTACAAATAATTCCCACAAGGATCCCCAGATGAAAATTTATATCCCTATCTGCCTCACAACTACCTTCAAAAACAATAAGTTCTTACTTTGAGTCTTTTTCTGTTTTGAATAATAAAGATGACAAATATTATGGTATGACATTTAAGATTAGGTCATCCTAGTTTTTGTGAGTTAATAAAGATGACAATATTATGGTATGGCATTTCACATTAAGAACTTTATTCGTTTAAATGTGAAGCATGTGAGTTTGCAAAACATCATCGTTACAAAAATTCAATACAACCTTATAAACCATCAAAATTTTTTTCTATTATTGGAAGTGATGTTCGGGACCCTAACCGTGAGGGAAAAGGTTCTTAGTCCTTGTTTTAATGATGTCAAGCCTTTTAGTAGCTCATACTGTGTActttggacggtgtcatcatatcatatAGTGCATTCATTCTTTAATATGCTCAAAGTATCAATTCAATATGTCTATGGATATAGGAGCATCCCATATATGTCAATATTGCACTTGATCTTTATTGGTACCTTAGGTCCATAAGAGAATGATTTGGATTGACCAAAATACATcttaaaaactcatttttgaccaTTTAAAATCTTTGAGTCGACTCATGCTTTGAGTGGTCGACTCATTCATGCATGTCATTTTCTTTGTAACCCACGAGTCTGAACAAGTCGAGTCTTTGAGTTGACTCATTTCTGGAAACACAaaatgagtcgactcatcttCTGTTTGAGTTGACTTATAACCTGTTTTATTTGAATTATGTTGCTGCGGGTGTGAACAGACCGAGTCTTTGAGTTGACTCATTTCTGGAAAAACAAGATGAGTTGACTCATCTCCTGTTTGAGTTGCCTCATAACTTGTTTTATTTGAACTGTGTTGTTgcgggtctgaacaggtcgagtgcCCAATGTGAACAGGTCGAATGGTCGCTGATTTCACTCATTTTTCTGTTGTGTATTTTTGCTAAAAATTCTGCTGTGTTTTTCACTTGGTCTATAAtaagaaaagtgaaagatatacactaaagttcctcttcatcttcattcttcattgcatgtttcaacaattacacataacaatttttgttgatcatagTGCATTGCTGTGGTAATAACGGCCAAATAGGATTGTGTATTTTGGTTTGGGTAGAGGTTTTTAGTGGatttttcttgaataaaatcttagggttttgtcctccaagatttGGGGGTTTTTGCACAAATCTTTGCTTCATAGAGTCAGtcgagtgaaaggtttgaagaacaGTGAGTTCATTCGAACGAGTAATGGTAAtcggaggattgtgaagaaaggtTTGGGTTTAAGCGTTTCGCGATCGAAATCATCCgagctagagttttggagaacttggagttcttgcaataaggtagctatAATTGGAGGTTTGTTCGGAAGGTTTGAAgcacttggttcaactcgaaCCAAGGCGAGAGAAGTGAATAAGATCTACAACAACACTTAGGTTTGCttggtggtgatcatttcttctcttgtataaactttgcaattgataataaatatctcaattctaattttagaattggtggcagacgtaccctaagcgaggacgaaaACTGCCTAAATAAATTTGGTattgttctctctttctctaacTCTTTAATTTCTGCATAAATTGAATCTTGTGTGAAACTAATTGGTAACTTCATCTCGCTTAATTGGTGTGTATTAAAGTTGTTTGATAAATTGTTGCAACCACTTTGGTTGTAACTAAGGAAAATTCTGCACTATCAATTCTAGTGAAATTAAGTTTTGGTGTAgtgtgcacaccaagtgtttgcTAAAAATTAACTTCACACAAGTTTATCAATGTTTTTCTTGTTTTCTCATTGTTTTAATTCATAATTGGTGGTAGCTATATCAAGGATTTGTGTATTTGATCGATTGATTAAGATTGTTATTGATTAGCTTTATCTTAGTCATTCCATCAGGTCTCACGCATATCCAATCTTTCCAGTAACGGATTGTTTAGACGATCGTGGTCTTGGGAGCTTTCGCAACCTTTAAAAGCaattttaaaaagcgctaaattttTTAAAATACTAATCTATTCAACCCCCTTTTAGATCTGTAGTATCGTCTAACGCTAACCGTACAAGTACACTCTCAAAAAATTGTTTATCACATTTATAGATGACCATACAAGAGTGTGTTGGGTGTAATTGTTAAAAGGGGAATCAAATGTTTGTCAGACtgtaaataatttttttaatggTGCAGAACtaatttcaaacaaatattcaagTCTTTAGAAGTGATAATGACAAATAATATTTTAACACTATCCTAGGtggtttttaaaaaaaaagaaggGATTGTACATCAAATTTCATGTCCTAATACTCCTTAACAAAATGGAGTGGCCAAAAGGAAAAATAAACATTTAC from Lathyrus oleraceus cultivar Zhongwan6 chromosome 7, CAAS_Psat_ZW6_1.0, whole genome shotgun sequence encodes the following:
- the LOC127103271 gene encoding uncharacterized protein LOC127103271 isoform X2 is translated as MQRSTVKRPHDGTRSIITTVMAVAFGVFIGISLPSLHIPKISFSSALGHSFNVSIAEIDRFTADLDKALFISESSGTKRIEFLGSMRLPMMFVSTNPPGAESLPAGIVVSESDLYLRRLWGEPSEDLKKKPKYLVTFTVGYAQRKNIDAAVQKFSDEFAILLFHYDGRTTEWDQYEWSKNAIHISARKQTKWWYAKRFLHPDIVSAYEFIFIWDEDLGLEHFNGDRYIELVEKHGLEISQPGLGANSGFTWEMTKKKDDGEVHKYTEERPGRCNDPNLPPCAAFVEIMAPVFSRRAWLCVWHMIQNDLVHGWGLDFALRRCAQHMKKLAWLMNNGLFIKQFLLLETRENLIMEKINILRSKRDARVSGQNSKLASPMLIKGILKDLDEV
- the LOC127103271 gene encoding uncharacterized protein LOC127103271 isoform X3; this translates as MAVAFGVFIGISLPSLHIPKISFSSALGHSFNVSIAEIDRFTADLDKALFISESSGTKRIEFLGSMRLPMMFVSTNPPGAESLPAGIVVSESDLYLRRLWGEPSEDLKKKPKYLVTFTVGYAQRKNIDAAVQKFSDEFAILLFHYDGRTTEWDQYEWSKNAIHISARKQTKWWYAKRFLHPDIVSAYEFIFIWDEDLGLEHFNGDRYIELVEKHGLEISQPGLGANSGFTWEMTKKKDDGEVHKYTEERPGRCNDPNLPPCAAFVEIMAPVFSRRAWLCVWHMIQNDLVHGWGLDFALRRCAQPAHEKIGVVDEQWIVHQTIPTLGNQGESDHGKDKYIAVKTRCKSEWAEFQTRLTNADKGYLKGLRRSMRS
- the LOC127103271 gene encoding uncharacterized protein LOC127103271 isoform X1 → MQRSTVKRPHDGTRSIITTVMAVAFGVFIGISLPSLHIPKISFSSALGHSFNVSIAEIDRFTADLDKALFISESSGTKRIEFLGSMRLPMMFVSTNPPGAESLPAGIVVSESDLYLRRLWGEPSEDLKKKPKYLVTFTVGYAQRKNIDAAVQKFSDEFAILLFHYDGRTTEWDQYEWSKNAIHISARKQTKWWYAKRFLHPDIVSAYEFIFIWDEDLGLEHFNGDRYIELVEKHGLEISQPGLGANSGFTWEMTKKKDDGEVHKYTEERPGRCNDPNLPPCAAFVEIMAPVFSRRAWLCVWHMIQNDLVHGWGLDFALRRCAQPAHEKIGVVDEQWIVHQTIPTLGNQGESDHGKDKYIAVKTRCKSEWAEFQTRLTNADKGYLKGLRRSMRS